Below is a window of Leptolyngbya sp. CCY15150 DNA.
TGACGAACTTTGGATTTTCAATTATCCGTCACATCAACTCGCTGCACTTTGACTACGACTTCATCTTCCGTCCTGAAACGGAGCCGATCTTCCAATAGCTCTACGCCATGGATTAAGGCATAGCAGGAGGGCCAAACAGTTCGTACAGCGACAGCAAAATTTCCACCACGATCAAAATGACGATGTACCATTCCACCCGATGACTGGTGTTGTACTGCAGCAGTTCAAGGGCCGTTTCGGCGGTGCGGGAAATCAGATCTAGCTTACGTTCTAAGGCTTGGTTGCGCTCCCGGATCTCATATTCATCTTCTAGGCGCAGGTAAATACGTTCCAGCTCGGGGGCATCCCAGAGCAGTTCGGGCTTGTCAATAATCTCCACCCGTCCCACAATCCGATTTTGAATGGATAGGGTGCGCCCAATTTGCCGCAGCAGCTCCTTGCCCATACTGGCGTTTTTAGCAGTGAGCTGTAGGCTATTGGCAAAGGGTTCAATCTGATCAAAAATTCTGGCGGTGCCGTCTTCGTAGTGCTCCAGCACCACACTTTTGGCCAGAACATCGGCGACGAGCTGCAGTTGCTCTACGCTAAAACTCGATAGCCAGATGACATCATTCTCAACCCGTCCTACACCGGTCGTATCAAGGCGTAGGTTAACGTCCTCCGTAGCCGGATTGGGCAGAGGTTTGACCACCAAGGTATCCAGTTGCTGGAGAAAGGTTACTTGCTCTAGGGGATCGAGCCCAAACAGCACCGCTGCTCCATATCGAAACAGGACAGCACAGCCGTTATCCCCCGCCGACACAACGAGAGGATCGATGGCCAGGGGATCGGTCTTTTCCAGGAGTTTTAGGTCTAGGCTTTCGCCCAAAAACAAGGCCCGGACAGACACCAGGTCTTTATCACTAAACAGAAGCTTTTCCATAGGGATAGGCAGAGGGCTCTCGGCTAGGGCGATCGCTATTCGTCCGCCATGATCTGAGGAACTTTGAAGAAGTCATCATCGCGATCGGGGGCGCAGTTGAGAATAGCTGAGCGATCGGTACAGGTCTGCAGGTGATCCAGACGGGTGACGTTGCTCACCTCGATCGCCCGAGTGGTTGGCTCAACATCCTGGGTATCCAGCTCGCTCAACTGTTCTACGTAGTCCAGGATATTGCTGAGCTGGGTGGTGAGGGCGGCTTCCTCGTCGGGCAATAGCTCTAGGCGAGCTAGGTGCGCCACTTTGCGTACTTCGTCTTGGGTAATGTTAGACATGACAGGGAAAGCTTGGGCAGCCTTAAAAGTAAACGTCAATTTTGGCGCGGCCTGTGGTTTTCAGCCAGTTTTGCGCTTCGATGTAGTTATTGGGCGCTAGGCGAATGGCCCGCTGCCAGAATTCTGCCGCTTGTTCATACCATTGCTCGGCATCGTCTTTGCGGCCGGCTAGCTCGGCCTGTTCTCCCAGGTAGTGATAAATCACGGCAATGTTGTTGAGCGCCTGGGTCATGCGGGGGTTACATTCTAGGGCTTCGGTGTAGCGATCGAGGGCGCGATCATGTTCACCATTGCTGGCGTGGATCAGCCCCATGTTGTACAGCACAAAGCTGCGATCGAAGGGATCCTGCTCTAGGCGCAAGGCCTCTTCATAGTTGGACATGGCTTCAGCATATTCCCCATCCCCTTGGGCCGACATACCGTCTCGATAGTAGGCAAAGGCTTCTTTAGACCGTTGGTTGGTCGGCAGCATTTTCAAAATCATGTCTGCCATGACCGTAAAGGTCTGGTCAATAAAGTTATCGTTGCGTTGTGTTCTGGGCATAGGTGTCTCAAGTGAGCGACTTGAATGGGGCAAGGGGACGCCGATTATAACCGTCTTCTTGACGGGACAACCATGAGGCGATCGCCCCTCGGACGACAGACTGGGGCAGGGAACGTAGACCATGGGGCTACCGGTGCCTGCTATCGCTTGATTTTAACAGATCCCCTTGCCGGGGGCTGTCTCAGATTAGGGCTACATCCAGATTGGGGCCATATAACGATCTGGATCTGATGGACTGGGAGAGCGATCGCCCTTCGTCTACCTTCCATCTCTCCATCCCGTCGCCCTGACCTGCAGCACCATTGTTCACCTGAGAGGGCGTCATGAATTGGCATGACAAGACACCACGACTATAAAAAGACAATGCCATACTGAAAACCTGTCCCTTCTCCCCCTCAGTTGTGCCCATGCTGGATACCCTCGACCTCTCAGTTTCCCTCGACAAAGATACCTACCGCAGCCAAATGCAGGCGTTGATGATCCAACTGCGATCGCTGCAAAATGCCTGCTGGGAACAAGGTCTCACTGTGGTGCTGGTCTTAGAAGGCTGGGCAGCCGCAGGGAAGGGCAATCTGGTCAAAAAGCTAGCCAACTGCATGGATCCCCGAGGTTTTGCGGTCTATCCCATCCTCGAACCCTCTGATCTGGAAAAACAGTACCCATTTCTTTGGCGATTTTGGCAAAAGCTGCCTCCGACCGGCAATATCGGCGTGTTTTATCATAGTTGGTATACCCATGTGCTGGAAGACCGGCTGTTTGAGCGGGTGGAGGGGGATCAGGTGCTCAGCCGCATGCGGCAAATTAATGCCTTCGAGCGTCAGCTTACCGATGACGGGGTGGCGATCGCTAAATTTTGGGTTCACCTCAGCAAGCCGGAGCTGAAGTCTCGCCTGAAAAAATATGCCAAGGATCCCCTGGATGCTTGGCGGGTGCGGCCAGAAGACTGGAAGCAGCAAAAAAAATATCACGAGTACACGGCCCTAGCTGAAGACATGTTCATCCACACCAGCACCGGCCCAGCCCCTTGGACTTTAGTGGAAGGCGACTGTCAGCGCTGGGCTAGGGTTAAGGTGCTCAGCCATGTGGCAGCTCTGATGACCGAAATGCTCGATCGCCGCCAAGTTGCTCCGCCACCCATCCAGCTTCCGCCCCAGTCGCATCTCGACCCGACGGAACCCAATGTCTTAGCCCGCGTCGATCTCAGCCGCAGTCTGTCCGAAGACGAATACAAACATCAGCTCAAAACCGAACAAATTCGGTTGCGCAAGCTGCAGTTGAAAATCCATAAACATCAAATCCCCGTGCTGGCGATTTTTGAAGGCTGGGATGCGTCGGGCAAAGGTGGAGCCATCAAACGCTTGACCGACACCCTCGATCCCCGTAGCTATAGCGTTCAACCCTTCGCCGCCCCCACCGACGAGGAAAAAGCCCGACAATATCTCTGGCGCTTTTGGCGAAAACTGCCCACCGCAGGCACCATCGGCATTTTTGACCGCAGTTGGTATGGACGGGTGTTGGTGGAACGGGTGGAAGGATTTGCCACCGATGCAGAATGGCGGCGGGCCTACAAGGAAATCAATGAATTTGAATCCCAATTGGTGATCGCGGGCTATGTCTTGCTGAAGTTTTGGCTGCACATCAGCCCCGAGGAGCAGCTCCAGCGCTTTCAAGACCGCGAAAAGGATCCCTTTAAGCAGCACAAACTCACCGAAGAAGATTGGCGCAATCGCGATCGCTGGCCCCTCTACGAAGTAGCGGTCAATCAAGCCCTGCAGCGCACCCATACGCCCATGGCACCCTGGCACAGCATCGCCGCCAATGATAAATACTACGCCCGCGTTACCATTCTCCAGACCTTCTCCAACGCCGTTGAACAAGCCTTAGACAGCCTCTAAGACAAGCGATACTAGGCTGTTCAGCCTTTCTCACCCAAGGCCTTGGGCTGATTTTGTAGCCTTGCACACTGCTCAATCCCGGAACTTGCTAGAGACTTTAACAACTTGTACGCTTTTGTAAAGCGATCGCAAACTTTGAACTAAAATCGTGACAATTCGTCATCAAGATAGTTATAGTTGCGAACATGTCCATGATCTAGAACATAGGTACTCAAATCCTAGCCTAGGTCAGACCGTTTAAAGTGTGAGGATAATACGTATGAGCGTTGTCGTCTCTACTGTCCAGCCTATGGTCATCCAGCCCCCCGACGTTCTCGATGTTTCCACTGCTCCCGTGTTTCAAGCTGACCTGATGGCAGCGATCGCGGCATCATCGGCAGACATTTGGATCGATATGGCTGAGGTCACCTCCCTCGATAGCGCTGGTCTCATGGCGCTGGTGACAGGGTTGACCCGGGCCCAGTCCTTAAACCGTGAGTTCTATCTCTGCAATGTCTCGTCATCCGTACGCATTGTGTTTGAACTCACCCAGCTCGATCGCATTTTTGTGTTCAACAACGAAGAGCTACCTGCTAAACCCTTAGCCGCCTAAGCCGAGGTGTGCTGTTTCCCG
It encodes the following:
- a CDS encoding RMD1 family protein; this translates as MEKLLFSDKDLVSVRALFLGESLDLKLLEKTDPLAIDPLVVSAGDNGCAVLFRYGAAVLFGLDPLEQVTFLQQLDTLVVKPLPNPATEDVNLRLDTTGVGRVENDVIWLSSFSVEQLQLVADVLAKSVVLEHYEDGTARIFDQIEPFANSLQLTAKNASMGKELLRQIGRTLSIQNRIVGRVEIIDKPELLWDAPELERIYLRLEDEYEIRERNQALERKLDLISRTAETALELLQYNTSHRVEWYIVILIVVEILLSLYELFGPPAMP
- the gatC gene encoding Asp-tRNA(Asn)/Glu-tRNA(Gln) amidotransferase subunit GatC, with the protein product MSNITQDEVRKVAHLARLELLPDEEAALTTQLSNILDYVEQLSELDTQDVEPTTRAIEVSNVTRLDHLQTCTDRSAILNCAPDRDDDFFKVPQIMADE
- a CDS encoding photosystem I assembly protein Ycf3; translation: MPRTQRNDNFIDQTFTVMADMILKMLPTNQRSKEAFAYYRDGMSAQGDGEYAEAMSNYEEALRLEQDPFDRSFVLYNMGLIHASNGEHDRALDRYTEALECNPRMTQALNNIAVIYHYLGEQAELAGRKDDAEQWYEQAAEFWQRAIRLAPNNYIEAQNWLKTTGRAKIDVYF
- the pap gene encoding polyphosphate:AMP phosphotransferase, whose protein sequence is MLDTLDLSVSLDKDTYRSQMQALMIQLRSLQNACWEQGLTVVLVLEGWAAAGKGNLVKKLANCMDPRGFAVYPILEPSDLEKQYPFLWRFWQKLPPTGNIGVFYHSWYTHVLEDRLFERVEGDQVLSRMRQINAFERQLTDDGVAIAKFWVHLSKPELKSRLKKYAKDPLDAWRVRPEDWKQQKKYHEYTALAEDMFIHTSTGPAPWTLVEGDCQRWARVKVLSHVAALMTEMLDRRQVAPPPIQLPPQSHLDPTEPNVLARVDLSRSLSEDEYKHQLKTEQIRLRKLQLKIHKHQIPVLAIFEGWDASGKGGAIKRLTDTLDPRSYSVQPFAAPTDEEKARQYLWRFWRKLPTAGTIGIFDRSWYGRVLVERVEGFATDAEWRRAYKEINEFESQLVIAGYVLLKFWLHISPEEQLQRFQDREKDPFKQHKLTEEDWRNRDRWPLYEVAVNQALQRTHTPMAPWHSIAANDKYYARVTILQTFSNAVEQALDSL
- a CDS encoding STAS domain-containing protein, whose amino-acid sequence is MSVVVSTVQPMVIQPPDVLDVSTAPVFQADLMAAIAASSADIWIDMAEVTSLDSAGLMALVTGLTRAQSLNREFYLCNVSSSVRIVFELTQLDRIFVFNNEELPAKPLAA